Proteins found in one Macrobrachium nipponense isolate FS-2020 chromosome 4, ASM1510439v2, whole genome shotgun sequence genomic segment:
- the LOC135210946 gene encoding ubiquitin-conjugating enzyme E2 S-like: MFRVKLALGKDFPNGPPKGYFLTKIFHPNVASNGEICVNTLKKDWKADLGIRHVLLVIKCLLIVPNAESALNEEAGKLLLEAYDDYAARAKMITEIHAQGPKGKGEPSGEGSSQDGPVAKKHAVDKKIAADRKKLLKDKKRTLKRL; the protein is encoded by the exons ATGTTCAGAGTAAAGTTAGCTCTTGGTAAGGACTTCCCCAATGGACCACCCAAGGGTTATTTCCTTACCAAAATCTTCCATCCCAACGTAGCATCCAACGGGGAAATCTGCGTGAACACGTTGAAGAAGGACTGGAAAGCTGACCTTGGCATAAGACATGTTTTGTTG gtGATAAAATGTTTGCTGATTGTTCCAAATGCTGAATCTGCGTTGAATGAAGAGGCTGGGAAGCTCTTGTTAGAAGCCTATGATGATTATGCGGCTAGGGCCAAAATGATCACCGAGATACACGCGCAG GGTCCTAAAGGCAAAGGGGAACCAAGTGGTGAAGGTTCCAGTCAAGACGGGCCTGTGGCGAAGAAACATGCAGTTGATAAGAAAATTGCAGCTGATcgtaaaaagttattaaaagacaagaaaagaaCATTAAAAAGATTATGA